In the Saprospiraceae bacterium genome, one interval contains:
- a CDS encoding DUF2493 domain-containing protein — MRLLITGSRKLSRAATLQGIAAGLQALHYAGLPAPTLILHGGASGADQYAENWAKAEGLPTEVHAPDYQQHYPKAAPLERNRLLVGKADAVLALYAPGRERKGGTWDTVQKAVAAGLPIAEAYPDGSTTYTPPPAELW, encoded by the coding sequence ATGCGATTGCTGATAACCGGAAGCCGGAAACTATCGCGGGCGGCGACGCTGCAAGGCATCGCCGCCGGGCTGCAAGCCCTGCACTATGCCGGCCTACCCGCGCCTACGCTGATACTGCATGGCGGGGCAAGCGGGGCCGACCAATACGCCGAAAACTGGGCCAAAGCCGAGGGGCTGCCTACCGAGGTACACGCACCCGACTACCAACAACACTACCCCAAAGCCGCGCCGCTGGAACGAAACCGGCTACTGGTAGGGAAGGCTGACGCGGTGCTGGCGCTGTACGCACCGGGGCGCGAGCGCAAGGGCGGCACCTGGGACACGGTGCAAAAGGCGGTGGCGGCAGGGCTGCCCATTGCGGAAGCCTACCCGGACGGCTCGACGACCTACACGCCACCACCGGCGGAGCTGTGGTAA
- a CDS encoding DUF1738 domain-containing protein, whose amino-acid sequence MALNLYEIVTARIIAALESGKAPWRKPWTAYGFPSNYFRHHTYQGINALVLNFTEYEHPFFATLHQVNEHGGSIRKGAKAEQVYFFKYLYFDRDGQKVSALDYKALREIGHHGKCKRFLQYFNVFNVADFEGIEVRLPEPPPGDGCERAAALLQNLPEQPHLIRTVKDRAFYSAVTDRINMPYERQFVSMEEYYCTFFHELTHWTGHPCRLHRLEPATFGTEPYAKEELVAEIGAAFLCARTGIARPEVTDNTAAYLRGWIDRLKGDNTLIFDAASDARKAAAWLCNEVTEPVEV is encoded by the coding sequence ATGGCACTCAATCTATATGAAATCGTAACCGCGCGCATCATTGCAGCCCTCGAAAGCGGCAAAGCCCCTTGGCGCAAACCCTGGACGGCTTACGGCTTCCCGTCCAACTATTTCCGGCATCACACCTATCAGGGAATCAACGCCCTCGTGCTGAATTTTACCGAGTACGAACACCCGTTTTTTGCCACCCTGCACCAAGTCAACGAGCACGGCGGCAGCATCCGAAAAGGCGCGAAGGCCGAGCAGGTCTATTTTTTCAAATACCTGTATTTCGACCGCGACGGGCAGAAGGTCAGCGCATTGGACTACAAAGCCTTGCGCGAAATCGGCCATCACGGGAAGTGCAAGCGGTTTTTGCAATACTTCAACGTGTTCAACGTCGCCGATTTTGAAGGCATAGAAGTTCGCTTGCCAGAGCCGCCGCCTGGCGACGGATGCGAACGCGCCGCCGCTTTGCTCCAAAATCTCCCGGAGCAGCCCCACCTGATTCGGACGGTAAAAGACCGGGCTTTTTATTCCGCCGTGACCGACCGAATCAATATGCCCTACGAACGCCAGTTCGTGAGCATGGAGGAATACTACTGCACCTTTTTCCACGAATTGACCCACTGGACCGGCCATCCGTGCCGACTTCACCGGCTCGAACCCGCCACTTTCGGCACAGAGCCTTACGCCAAAGAGGAACTGGTTGCCGAAATCGGCGCGGCTTTCCTCTGCGCCCGTACCGGCATTGCCCGTCCCGAAGTGACCGACAACACCGCCGCTTACCTGCGCGGCTGGATTGACCGGCTCAAAGGTGACAACACGCTCATTTTCGATGCGGCCAGCGATGCCCGCAAAGCCGCCGCCTGGCTTTGCAACGAAGTCACCGAACCCGTCGAAGTATAA
- a CDS encoding helix-hairpin-helix domain-containing protein translates to MENLKNLFHFTRKERLGVVSLMLLCAVVFLLPEVWRRIRPERKTDFTAFQNDIARFKEEFAQQEAIERARQDSLKAAGVQDRDQDGRIEDWEIERQEKWDSTSRQWARVKAERRTAYETERRQQAASVQHRKADPCRGQLLDVNTATAADFERLPGIGPTLAGRIVKFRAKLGRFPSVETLARTYGLPDSTFWLIRPCLTLK, encoded by the coding sequence ATGGAAAACTTAAAAAATCTCTTCCATTTCACCCGCAAGGAACGTTTGGGCGTAGTCTCTCTGATGCTCCTTTGTGCCGTCGTTTTTTTGCTGCCGGAAGTTTGGCGACGGATCCGCCCGGAGCGCAAAACCGATTTTACCGCGTTTCAGAATGACATTGCCCGGTTCAAAGAAGAGTTTGCCCAGCAGGAAGCCATCGAACGCGCCCGGCAGGACAGCCTTAAAGCCGCCGGTGTCCAAGACCGCGACCAGGACGGCCGGATTGAAGATTGGGAAATCGAGCGGCAGGAAAAGTGGGACAGCACCAGTCGGCAATGGGCGCGGGTAAAAGCCGAACGCCGGACGGCCTACGAGACGGAGCGCCGCCAACAAGCGGCCAGCGTTCAGCACCGCAAGGCCGACCCTTGTCGCGGCCAACTGCTCGACGTCAACACAGCGACCGCCGCCGATTTCGAGCGACTGCCCGGTATCGGCCCGACGCTGGCCGGACGAATCGTGAAGTTTCGCGCCAAACTTGGCCGCTTCCCCTCGGTCGAAACCCTGGCCCGAACCTACGGACTGCCCGACAGCACTTTCTGGCTAATCCGGCCTTGTTTGACGCTCAAATAA